The Eremothecium cymbalariae DBVPG#7215 chromosome 1, complete sequence DNA segment CAATGATAACCAATTACAATGGCTATCAAAGACTTGGCCACATGGAAAATGAGAGGATCAATCTCAACTGATGGCAAGTCATACCTAATAAAGTTGATGTAGTACCCAATCAACGCTGGCAAAGCAAAAGAAACGGTGACCCAGAATAACACCAACGAAGCAAACTGGCTCCGTGAAAGAGTAGTTGAGAAGTAGTGAGGTCTATCCTTAAgatcaaagaaaaagaatgGTTTAATAATGTAAAAGTATACCTCCACAGCAAAGAAAATAGCATCAATCGCGGGGATCGTAGAAAGCATATCCTGGATGGCCTCATTCGCTTCTGCAACGTTTCCTTGAACATCTGATAGAAATTCATGAAacttaaaagaaaactgcGAATTGCCAGGGCGTATATTAGCAAAGTGGAGCTTTGAAAACCACTGCGTGGGGAAAAGCCCTCCACCGTCCTCCTTCTTACCCCCATCCTTTGAcaatgaagatgacgatgatgatgatggtgatgatgatgatgatgatgatgatgatgagtcCTTCTTCTGTGATTCCTTCTCTGTACCCTCGTAATACTCACCCAACTCTGGATACTCCAGATAATTGAGCGGTTTCTTTAATCCCTTCAAATGCTTCTCAATTAGCTCCACTAAGGCAGGCTTGTTCAGCTTGGCTGAAAACTTAAGCTTCAATTTCTCTGCTAGCAGAACTAGTTCAAACTTCTTTAGATTTTGTAGGCTTCCGGACATTATAAGTCTTGTTACTTCGTGTCTTAAGCGTGCGTGCGTGCGATCTTCAAGTCTTTACGTGCGCCTTTTTGTTTCTCTCGCTATATTCTTTGTGTATAGTGCTGTGTAGCTCCCAGCTTAAATATTACAACACTCCCCTGTTTTGTATCGGCTAAGCAACCCACTTTAGTGATCTGTTCCTGCTCTGTTGCTCCCTCCTCCTTTATTAGTCTTACCGTCCACTACCACCTCATCGCTCTCACTGATATACAAGCTGTTTTGTGTGATTGTTTACTACTTCCCCTTTTAGGAATATACCCGCACGCCGTGCCTAAACCGTTACCCGGCCTACAACTGCTCTATTCTTCgtcaatttctttctaaGTTTGATTCAGTTTTGATCTCTCCTTTTTTGCTGTTTTCCTGTGAGTTACCCTACC contains these protein-coding regions:
- the GTT3 gene encoding Gtt3p (similar to Ashbya gossypii AEL051W); this translates as MSGSLQNLKKFELVLLAEKLKLKFSAKLNKPALVELIEKHLKGLKKPLNYLEYPELGEYYEGTEKESQKKDSSSSSSSSSSPSSSSSSSLSKDGGKKEDGGGLFPTQWFSKLHFANIRPGNSQFSFKFHEFLSDVQGNVAEANEAIQDMLSTIPAIDAIFFAVEVYFYIIKPFFFFDLKDRPHYFSTTLSRSQFASLVLFWVTVSFALPALIGYYINFIRYDLPSVEIDPLIFHVAKSLIAIVIGYHWKPSFINEATYVVKDTFGAAKFSEIFKHGLSFAHLQWVINLQQWPLIFGVTGVILCLYVL